One window of the Benincasa hispida cultivar B227 chromosome 3, ASM972705v1, whole genome shotgun sequence genome contains the following:
- the LOC120072897 gene encoding dof zinc finger protein DOF1.5-like produces MAQVHSSNSDGIKLFGTMIHLQNRKMKEEPEKHGGGAGDETEMKRPEKIIPCPRCKSMDTKFCYFNNYNVNQPRHFCKGCQRYWTAGGALRNVPIGAGRRRAKPPPNCRTLSGELPEDYGQLYDAASGIIHQLELDTVEGWHLTVAEQDFTQVFPFKRRKIIGQHGQTS; encoded by the coding sequence ATGGCTCAGGTTCATAGTAGCAACAGCGATGGAATTAAGCTTTTTGGCACAATGATTCATTTACAGAACAGAAAAATGAAGGAGGAACCGGAGAAACACGGCGGCGGTGCAGGtgatgaaacagagatgaagaGGCCAGAAAAAATTATTCCATGCCCAAGATGTAAGAGTATGGACACCAAATTCTGTTACTTCAACAATTATAATGTTAATCAGCCTAGACATTTCTGCAAGGGTTGCCAAAGGTACTGGACGGCCGGTGGGGCGCTCCGGAACGTACCCATCGGAGCCGGTCGCCGGAGAGCCAAGCCGCCGCCTAATTGCCGGACCCTTTCCGGCGAGCTGCCAGAGGATTATGGGCAGCTTTACGATGCGGCTTCTGGGATTATTCATCAGCTTGAATTAGATACGGTGGAGGGGTGGCATCTCACGGTGGCGGAACAGGATTTTACTCAAGTTTTTCCTTTCAAACGGCGGAAGATTATCGGTCAACACGGTCAAACgtcttaa